GCTGTGAAGGCATTGCACTCACTCAACCGTTCCAACATCCGATGCTCCCACAGCGACAAACAATACGTCTCCAAACTCCTTAGTCTCGAGACAGACGGCGCAGCGGGCATTTTCGGTCAAGATGTTAACAGAACTCTGAATGGCTATAGGATCAACCTCGAAATAGTCGCCAGGAATCTGCTTGAACCACTTCACCTTGCCCTCCACAGGAGAATGGTACCTATGGTAATCCTGGGGACTCAACCGGAAACAAGCCGCCGCTCCATTATCCCAAGGCTTTGAACGATCGGAGTCACGGATGAGATTGGCGATTGTGAATTGGTTGCCTTTCACCCAGAGCTTGCGCGTCTTCTCAACGGTGGGATATACTACTATCCGACAGTCGGCCACCACGACGGCTTTTTTCTTATCGTTCGGTGCGTACAGGGGCCTGGCCTCGGGTTTGTGGCGTCTAATGAAGAAGTCCTGGAATGACCCGTACTGCTCTGGATCAGATGGCGAGAAATCGTTCATGTTGATGTGGAAAAAGTCAATGAAGCTCTTAATCTGCTCGTGCGACTGCGCCGCTACTTCTTTTTGTCCTAAAATCTGTCAGTATATTGTCCGCTATACGGAACGCAATGAGACAAACCAGCCTCGATATTTTTCTCATGCGTATAGAGACGGAACAAATGCGTCTGATCCAGCCATTCTGTCAACGGATTGAAAAGCAACAGCAACTTGAACTTCTTCCATAGCGGCTGCTGCTCGCGCTTAAATTCGCCCGTTTCGCGTACTATCGTAAGCCATCCTATTTCCCGGCTTTGGATCAACTTCAGGAAGGAGAGGGATGTATCGATGAGCTGATGGACGTATCCTAGTATTAAGGACATGGTTGCTGCGTTCGTGTGGTTTTCATGAATACTCACAATGCATTATAGATATAAGAGCGCTTTTTTTCCTTATCAAGCTCAGCAATCACCGTGATGTCATGGCGATGTAAATTCATCTTCAAGCCTGGGAACTGGTCTCGATGTGTTAACAGTTTACATTCCATGGTCACAATGGGAAGAACAAAAGTTCGCCAGATTGATAGTCCAGATTGGGCGTCCCGCTATGATAAAGAAATTTAGTCCACGGGCTTCAATATATCGCGATATGAGATCAATCCTCGGCATCGCTGTTAAAAGCTCGTAGAAAAAACGTCATAGTTGCATAGATGTCACCAGCCACTTATGACAAGCCACAAATACCAAGCCACATAAAGCGTCCCAAATCAGACTAGCGTGTCATGATTTCTCCCGAACATCTCCCGGCGCGGAGTAAACACTACTACTCGGTCAATGAACATTCCGATTAGCCTACCGCTTATATTCTCCTACAAAAGCAATATGCCACGAAAGACAAGATTGAGAGTTTAGCCTGAATTCAAGATGCATCGCTTCATTCCGACGACAGTCAACTCCGTATGACAACCGGAGTCAACATTTCCGGAGTACACGGACGCTGGGCATCTCATCTCACGAGAAGGGAAAACTACACTGTAGATTGACGCCAAGCTCTATGGCAGTTATTCAGGCTAAAATGCGCACAGAGGGAGAGAGTCCAGATGATTCCCCGCGTTTTGGATGGCCGAGATCGACTGCGGGACTTTCTGGATTCGGATGAACATCTGGGGTTTCGGACATTCCCTTTGTATACAGGCCTGGATGAGTGTTGATGGCCTTGGATAATCGGCTTTTATCCGATTATACTGTGATATGCTTTGCACTAATATAAATACGGACGTTCCGAACTGAGAAATGGCATCAATCACTCAAGGCCTTGTTTACCATGCCGGCTACCAAGTCCGTTCTCGCCGTGCTGGCGACGTTGCTGTCGACTACAGTAGCCCAGACAAAGACCAGCGATACGGACTACAATGTCAACCCGGAACCACCCCTTGATCCACTTGCTACGGCCACTATCGAGCTATCCTTCCCCAACTGCGCGAATGGGCCACTGAGCGAAGCTTTGGTCTGCAACACTTCAGCCAACGCTTATGACCGAGCCGCCTCTCTCGTTTCCCTCTTCACGTTTGACGAGCTCGTAAATAACTCCGGCAACACGGGCGGTGGTGCTCCAAGACTTGGTTTGCCCCGATACCAAGTCTGGTATGAGTCGCTCCATGGCTTGGCTCACACCAACTTCACTCCGGAAGGGGATTGGAGCTGGGGAACGTCGTTTCCAATGCCGATTTTGACCATGTCTGCGCTGAACCGAACCCTAATCAACCAAATCGGATCTATTATCTCGACACAAGCTCGTGCATTCAACAACTTCGGACGATTCAGCTTGACTACATACTCTCCGAACATCAACACCTTCCGACACCCGGTGTGGGGCCGTGGTCAAGAAACGCCTGGAGAGGATGCGTACATCTTGGCGTCTACCTATGCGTACGAATATATTACCGGCATTCAAGGCGGCTTGGACCCTGAACACGTTAAGGTTATTGCTAACGCTAAGCACTACGGCGGCTACGACATCGAGAACTGGGATGACCACTCGCGTCTGGGAAATGACATGATCATCACCCAACAGGACCTTTCAGAGTACTACATGCCCCAGTTCCTTGTTGCTTCAAGGGATGCCAAGGTCAAGAGCTTCATGTGCTCGTACAATGCGGTAAATGGGGTTCCCAGCTGCTCGAACTCGTTCTTCCTGCAGACTCTTCTTCGTGACACGTTCAACTTTGTCGAACACGGTTTCGTATCTGGTGATTGCGGAGCAGTGGGAAATGTCTTCGATCCTCATGAGTATGCCGCAAACTATACAAGCGCTGCAGCTGACTCCATCCGCGCCGGAACCGACATCGACTGTGGCACAACCTACCAATACTACTTCAACGGATCATTTGACGAGGGATTGATTTCTCGTGAAGACATCGAGAGGGGTGTGCGCCGTCTGTACACCAACCTCATTCAAGCTGGCTACTTCGATGGCAATGAGAGCGAATACCGCGACTTGGACTGGAACGATGTTGTGACGACTGACGCCTGGAACATCGCCTATGAGGCCGCCGTGGAGGGCACTGTTCTGTTGAAAAACGACGGAACCCTTCCTCTTTCCAACTCGACCCGTAGCGTGGCGCTGATCGGAG
This Aspergillus chevalieri M1 DNA, chromosome 3, nearly complete sequence DNA region includes the following protein-coding sequences:
- the xlnD gene encoding beta-xylosidase XylA (CAZy:GH3;~COG:G;~EggNog:ENOG410PMRH;~InterPro:IPR017853,IPR036962,IPR002772,IPR036881, IPR001764,IPR013783,IPR026891;~PFAM:PF14310,PF00933,PF01915;~SECRETED:SignalP(1-20);~go_function: GO:0004553 - hydrolase activity, hydrolyzing O-glycosyl compounds [Evidence IEA];~go_process: GO:0005975 - carbohydrate metabolic process [Evidence IEA]), whose protein sequence is MPATKSVLAVLATLLSTTVAQTKTSDTDYNVNPEPPLDPLATATIELSFPNCANGPLSEALVCNTSANAYDRAASLVSLFTFDELVNNSGNTGGGAPRLGLPRYQVWYESLHGLAHTNFTPEGDWSWGTSFPMPILTMSALNRTLINQIGSIISTQARAFNNFGRFSLTTYSPNINTFRHPVWGRGQETPGEDAYILASTYAYEYITGIQGGLDPEHVKVIANAKHYGGYDIENWDDHSRLGNDMIITQQDLSEYYMPQFLVASRDAKVKSFMCSYNAVNGVPSCSNSFFLQTLLRDTFNFVEHGFVSGDCGAVGNVFDPHEYAANYTSAAADSIRAGTDIDCGTTYQYYFNGSFDEGLISREDIERGVRRLYTNLIQAGYFDGNESEYRDLDWNDVVTTDAWNIAYEAAVEGTVLLKNDGTLPLSNSTRSVALIGGWANATWQMLGNYYGKAPYLTSLLEAFQDSSLTVNYALGTNITTETKEGFQEALDAAKKSDTIIFAGGIDNTLEAEAMDRMNITWPGNQLDLIDELSQLGKPLVVLQMGGGQVDSSSLKSNKNVNSLIWGGYPGQSGGPALRDIITGKRTPAGRLIVTQYPAEYATAFPAIDMNLRPNGSNPGQTYMWYTGTPVYEFGHGLFYTNFSASSSNKTANTYNIDDLLSQPHPGYERIEQMPFLNFTTRIANTGRIASDYTAMLFANTTAGPEPYPNKWLVGFDRLSTLTPRSSKTLTIPVAIDSVARTDELGNRVLYPGKYELALNNERHVVVKFTLTGEEKTIAKWPKDQQQIPPA
- a CDS encoding putative phosphatidylserine decarboxylase (COG:I;~EggNog:ENOG410PKYG;~InterPro:IPR033177,IPR003817;~PFAM:PF02666;~go_function: GO:0004609 - phosphatidylserine decarboxylase activity [Evidence IEA];~go_process: GO:0008654 - phospholipid biosynthetic process [Evidence IEA]), which encodes MSLILGYVHQLIDTSLSFLKLIQSREIGWLTIVRETGEFKREQQPLWKKFKLLLLFNPLTEWLDQTHLFRLYTHEKNIEAGQKEVAAQSHEQIKSFIDFFHINMNDFSPSDPEQYGSFQDFFIRRHKPEARPLYAPNDKKKAVVVADCRIVVYPTVEKTRKLWVKGNQFTIANLIRDSDRSKPWDNGAAACFRLSPQDYHRYHSPVEGKVKWFKQIPGDYFEVDPIAIQSSVNILTENARCAVCLETKEFGDVLFVAVGASDVGTVEFHDKTMTAGEHIKKGEELGLFKFGGSTIMVAFEQGRIQFDEDLERWSQNQIMVDVKVNSSMGTAVSEKQ